The sequence ATTAGTAAAGACCATAGGAGGATTTTTTGACCTCTCTCCCTTTAAATTTATCCAAAAACCTGTTATATCCTGTCTCTTTTTTCTCAATATAGAAATAACAGAAGCCCCAGCGCATCCTCCAAGACTGGTAAGGAGAAGCCCCATAGGTCTGAAGCCTGCATTTTTACCGCCATATTCTTTCGATGCATCTATCTTGACAGTATACCCTGAAGATGCCGTTCCTTCGAACGCCATACTTTCTATTAAGGTTATTTTTGCTTCCATGGACATAATTTCACCTCCTGATAGCAACAAACAGTCCAAATCCTCACTCAGGAGAGGTTAATACTCCTTGAATATCCCCTACCGCACAAATAAAAACACTCCACCCTCTGTTTTCACACATCATTACTATAAAATAGAAGGTAGGAGACACTGGAGGGATGATCTGCTGCGTCATTTAGAGTGCTGCTTTGCCTGTGTATTGTCTCTTAATACAAAGATGTTCTTTCTGTCTCCTCCATGCACGCTGCCCCATTATTAGCTCCTCATTAGGGTCACCTATTGGGAACTGGTTTTTGGGGATATCAGAGTTTTTCCAGATTCCTTTTCTTTTTCTTTCTTCACGCTGATCAACGAGCCAGTCGTTGTAACTTTCATACATTATATGTCCCTCAGGGGCATCCAGAGTAGCAGCCCTTATCCTTCCGTCAAGCTCACGGTATAGTGCTGCCTCCTCCTCGCTTATTTTTATTGGCTCAACATCCATTGTATATCCTGCTTCCTTTAATTCCTTTCCTGCTACTGCGGCAAAGATTCGCTGCTCTCGTAAGCTGAGAAGCTCTTTGTATATACCAATATATTTATCACTTGCAGGGTGTCCAAGAGGTTTGTGGTCACGAGTAGCTCCACGAGACTTAGCTATATCGGTTTTGTAAAATTCAAGCATGACCGATGAATATTTTTCATCGAGGAAATCACATATCTGTCTCAATACCTTTTCAGGTTCCCTGACCAATGTCTCATATCTGACATCCATCCACTGCGAAGAACTAAGTTTTCCCCTCCATGGTTTAACCGCATTCTGACAGAGCTTCCATCCCTCTGCAGCACAGAAGATATTTGTTGGACCGAATGCAGACTGAAGATAATCCACACTGGCGTCACGTCCATCCCGGGTTATAAAGATAAACTGGGCATCAGGGAAATCTTCCAATATCTCTTTGACAAAAAATAGATTGTGAGGTGTCTTTTCTCCCCAGCGGGGTTTATTTCCTACCTCACGCGCATACCTCTCAAGCATCGCACAATATATGCCAGCAAAACTCCGTTCCTTAACCTCTGAGATTATCTCATCCACTATTATCCTTGGATTTACCTTCATGCCCCAGAATGGAGTTTTTAAACCGAAGACCATCTCTTCTGCTAATGTCCTGAAATTTTCATCTTTGCTCAGATCACCATAGGTGTATAGATAAGGGCGAAATCGAGGATAGTACCATGCCACTTCAGGGACAGCAATCCTTGGATGGCAACCTAACATAGCCATCACAAGTGTCGTCCCAGACCTTTCTGCACCAATCATGAATATTGGTTTTTCTTTCAATATAATCGCCATCGTTTCCCTCCTG is a genomic window of Nitrospirota bacterium containing:
- a CDS encoding sulfotransferase; its protein translation is MAIILKEKPIFMIGAERSGTTLVMAMLGCHPRIAVPEVAWYYPRFRPYLYTYGDLSKDENFRTLAEEMVFGLKTPFWGMKVNPRIIVDEIISEVKERSFAGIYCAMLERYAREVGNKPRWGEKTPHNLFFVKEILEDFPDAQFIFITRDGRDASVDYLQSAFGPTNIFCAAEGWKLCQNAVKPWRGKLSSSQWMDVRYETLVREPEKVLRQICDFLDEKYSSVMLEFYKTDIAKSRGATRDHKPLGHPASDKYIGIYKELLSLREQRIFAAVAGKELKEAGYTMDVEPIKISEEEAALYRELDGRIRAATLDAPEGHIMYESYNDWLVDQREERKRKGIWKNSDIPKNQFPIGDPNEELIMGQRAWRRQKEHLCIKRQYTGKAAL
- a CDS encoding OsmC family protein → MSMEAKITLIESMAFEGTASSGYTVKIDASKEYGGKNAGFRPMGLLLTSLGGCAGASVISILRKKRQDITGFWINLKGERSKNPPMVFTNIEMEYVIKGRNISEKAIRSSIELSKKTCSVMAMLKSTAEITTRYRIINE